One Rosa chinensis cultivar Old Blush chromosome 3, RchiOBHm-V2, whole genome shotgun sequence DNA window includes the following coding sequences:
- the LOC112193087 gene encoding uncharacterized protein LOC112193087, with protein MSNNYLCLLGAIDSLWFHQTILFPEPISLLGPESTETPQDSIANSSFTYPSSGLVSLAVADEEVSSNFSTMLEPENPSPGTPDSAEISTPQDYERKRPTRLDIVANRLMLIRSQSSSPISKDQRSPRKNRSSGILTRKLEKSMSMRSLGELELEELKGLMDLGFTFEKENLNPRMMSLVPGLQRLGVGVHSNNKRIQNSSDNDDDVEVVATKGDDGGVDEDVEVERPYLSEAWLIKRPDSPLLNLRLPTRVSSAADMKKHLKSWARTVASEIQQES; from the exons ATGTCTAATAATTACTTGTGTCTGCTAGGAGCCATAGATAGTCTCTGGTTTCACCAAACCATTCTTTTCCCAGAACCCATTTCATTACTTGGCCCCGAATCCACTGAAACACCTCAAGACTCCATCGCAAATAGTTCTTTCACGTACCCATCATCCGGCTTGGTCTCCTTAGCAGTTGCAGATGAAGAAGTCTcctcaaatttctcaaccatgTTAGAACCGGAAAACCCATCACCGGGTACACCAGATTCAGCAGAAATTAgtactccacag GATTATGAGAGGAAAAGACCAACAAGATTAGATATTGTGGCGAACAGATTGATGTTGATTCGCTCTCAGTCATCATCCCCAATATCAAAGGATCAGAGAAGTCCTCGAAAAAACAGAAGCTCTGGCATATTAACAAGGAAGCTCGAGAAATCCATGAGCATGAGAAGCTTGGGGGAGCTAGAACTTGAAGAACTAAAGGGGTTAATGGACCTGGGCTTCACTTTCGAGAAAGAGAACTTAAACCCACGAATGATGAGCTTAGTACCTGGATTGCAGAGACTTGGAGTTGGAGTTCATAGTAACAACAAAAGGATACAGAACTCTAGTGATAATGATGACGATGTTGAGGTAGTTGCAACTAAGGGTGATGATGGTGGTGTTGATGAGGATGTTGAAGTTGAGAGGCCATATTTATCGGAGGCGTGGCTTATAAAGAGGCCTGATTCGCCGCTGCTGAATCTAAGGTTGCCAACCAGAGTGTCCTCTGCTGCTGACATGAAGAAGCATCTGAAGTCCTGGGCCAGAACTGTTGCTTCTGAAATTCAACAGGAATCTTAA